One Azospirillaceae bacterium DNA segment encodes these proteins:
- a CDS encoding PAS domain-containing protein, with protein sequence MPDATTSNLSDFRPLFEVLSTPTAVFAPDLKIVAVNDAYLRISMMRREDIIGRHVQEVFPHDPGDPAATDRQTLAASLAEVLARRRTEVLETQRYALRRPLDEGGQREERYWRVVNTPVAGGSGEVAWILHEVEDVTELTRAILARRHAEEALAAATAGRRAVLDSIGEGFIIMDRDFRIVEINQAGIQIDGRTAAAILGRPFWEVWPATAGTQVEANYRRAMCDRVPVSFEFNYADRSRDTWLDVRAYPTDEGLAVLYRDVTDRKQSEQRLRENEARLRLEREFLDTLIRRAPVGISITEAPSGRALSINDKAIELLGRGGLGDDMAPYRRSGALHPDGKPYAAEDDPTARTLLRGEVVDRELMIYPRDGASGTEMRRLEVSSAPVRDSTGNIVAAVTVYMDVEGRHRRAEQLQALAAASLAATAAPTLDAKLNEIAKAAKEIMGAHHALVSLTFGPYWSQSVIAVAPPEAHAWLRDRADTDRTGIYARVCRANRPLRLTQAELKVHRRGDADEHPPLRGCLLVPLVARDGRNLGLVQLCDKLDGDDFDADDEAMLVQLAQLASAAVEQAQAEQKLRESEDHFRHTVELNPQIPWTTDADGGPLDISDRWLALTGFTRERALREGWVPVAHPEDLPKKAAAWGRSVVTGEPYDIEHRIRLADGSYRWMRSRAFPRRDQDGKIIRWYGTTEDIHDRKLAEERQALLAREVDHRAKNVLAVVQAVVRLTSAENPADFVDAVEGRVAALARAHGLLARGGWSGADLRALAEEELAPYLDTEDKSRAILHGPPVTLGPGAVQPMAMVLHELATNAAKHGALSAPGGRINVTWGREVGGGLRLDWREVGGPPITGPPTRRGFGSDMLRGATAQLGGKVTVDWAPEGLRCVLTVAAGHLTTEECASAPHARHAPRTIAGRLEGRRVLVAEDDALLALAMRQALEGLGCSVVGPATSLGETLRLAADERDLDAAVLDVNLCGVEVWPAADLLAARGVPHMFTTGYDLGLSGGNRIVLEKPFALAQLKAELRHLLGTAKPPPTALPAAT encoded by the coding sequence ATGCCTGATGCGACCACCTCGAACCTTTCCGACTTCCGTCCGCTGTTCGAGGTGCTGTCCACGCCCACGGCCGTGTTCGCACCCGACCTGAAGATCGTCGCCGTCAACGACGCCTATCTTCGTATTTCGATGATGCGGCGGGAGGACATCATCGGACGCCATGTGCAGGAGGTGTTCCCGCACGATCCCGGGGATCCGGCGGCCACCGACCGGCAAACCCTGGCCGCCTCCCTGGCGGAGGTCCTGGCACGCCGCCGAACCGAGGTCCTGGAGACACAGAGATATGCACTGCGACGCCCTTTGGACGAGGGAGGACAGCGGGAGGAACGGTACTGGCGGGTGGTCAATACGCCCGTGGCCGGGGGCAGTGGCGAGGTCGCCTGGATCCTCCACGAGGTGGAGGATGTGACCGAGTTGACGCGGGCCATCCTGGCACGCCGGCACGCCGAGGAGGCGCTCGCAGCGGCAACCGCGGGCCGCCGCGCTGTCCTGGACAGCATCGGCGAGGGCTTCATCATCATGGACCGCGACTTCCGCATCGTGGAAATCAACCAAGCGGGCATACAGATCGATGGCCGCACAGCCGCGGCCATCCTGGGAAGACCCTTTTGGGAGGTCTGGCCCGCCACGGCCGGCACCCAGGTCGAGGCGAACTACCGCCGGGCCATGTGCGACCGCGTTCCGGTGTCCTTCGAGTTCAACTACGCCGACAGGAGCCGCGACACTTGGCTGGATGTCCGGGCCTACCCCACCGACGAAGGCCTGGCGGTGCTTTACCGCGACGTCACCGACCGGAAACAATCCGAACAGCGGCTGCGTGAAAACGAAGCGCGGCTGCGGCTGGAACGCGAATTCCTGGATACGCTGATCCGCCGAGCCCCCGTCGGCATCTCGATCACCGAAGCCCCGAGCGGGCGGGCCCTGTCCATCAATGACAAGGCGATCGAACTGCTCGGACGCGGCGGGCTGGGTGACGACATGGCGCCTTACCGGCGTTCCGGCGCACTGCACCCGGACGGGAAGCCCTATGCGGCCGAGGACGATCCGACCGCCCGTACCCTGCTTCGGGGCGAGGTGGTGGACCGCGAGCTGATGATATACCCGCGGGATGGGGCGTCCGGCACGGAGATGCGCCGCCTGGAGGTGAGCAGCGCCCCGGTGCGCGACAGCACCGGGAACATCGTTGCGGCCGTCACCGTGTACATGGACGTCGAAGGGCGGCACCGGCGGGCCGAACAGCTCCAGGCCCTCGCCGCCGCGTCGCTCGCGGCGACCGCAGCACCCACGCTGGATGCGAAGCTCAACGAGATCGCGAAGGCGGCCAAGGAGATCATGGGCGCCCACCACGCGCTCGTGAGCCTGACCTTCGGGCCCTATTGGAGCCAGTCCGTCATTGCCGTGGCCCCGCCGGAAGCCCATGCCTGGCTGCGCGACCGGGCCGACACCGACCGCACCGGCATCTACGCCCGGGTGTGCAGGGCCAACCGGCCGCTCCGCCTGACCCAGGCCGAGCTGAAGGTCCATCGGCGCGGGGACGCGGACGAACATCCGCCATTGCGGGGATGCCTGCTGGTTCCCCTGGTCGCGCGTGACGGCAGGAACCTCGGGCTCGTCCAACTCTGCGACAAGCTCGACGGTGACGATTTCGATGCGGACGACGAGGCGATGCTGGTCCAGCTCGCCCAGCTCGCATCGGCGGCCGTCGAGCAGGCCCAGGCCGAGCAGAAACTGCGCGAGAGCGAAGACCACTTCCGGCACACCGTCGAACTGAACCCCCAGATACCCTGGACGACGGACGCCGATGGCGGCCCCCTGGATATCAGCGACCGGTGGCTGGCCCTGACCGGCTTCACCCGCGAGCGGGCCCTGCGCGAAGGTTGGGTTCCCGTTGCCCACCCCGAGGATCTGCCGAAGAAGGCGGCGGCATGGGGACGGTCCGTTGTGACCGGCGAGCCCTACGACATCGAGCACCGCATCCGCTTGGCCGATGGTTCGTACCGGTGGATGCGCTCGCGCGCATTCCCCCGCCGCGACCAGGACGGAAAAATCATCCGGTGGTACGGAACCACCGAGGACATCCACGACCGCAAGCTCGCGGAGGAACGGCAGGCGTTGCTGGCGCGCGAGGTGGACCACAGGGCCAAGAATGTACTGGCCGTAGTGCAGGCCGTGGTCCGGCTGACCTCCGCGGAGAACCCGGCGGACTTCGTGGATGCGGTGGAAGGACGCGTGGCGGCGCTGGCCCGGGCACATGGGCTGCTGGCAAGGGGAGGCTGGAGTGGCGCCGACCTTCGGGCGCTCGCGGAGGAGGAGCTCGCCCCGTACCTGGATACCGAGGACAAGAGCCGCGCAATCCTCCACGGCCCTCCCGTCACGCTCGGCCCCGGCGCGGTGCAGCCCATGGCCATGGTGCTGCACGAGTTGGCCACGAACGCCGCCAAGCACGGCGCCCTGTCCGCACCCGGCGGGCGGATCAACGTAACATGGGGGCGGGAGGTCGGCGGCGGGCTGCGCCTGGACTGGCGCGAGGTGGGCGGCCCGCCAATCACCGGCCCTCCCACGCGCCGCGGCTTCGGCTCGGACATGCTGCGGGGGGCGACCGCCCAGCTTGGGGGCAAGGTCACGGTCGACTGGGCACCGGAAGGGCTGCGTTGTGTGCTCACGGTCGCGGCCGGCCACCTGACGACCGAGGAATGTGCATCGGCGCCGCATGCGCGGCATGCGCCGCGTACCATCGCAGGCCGGCTGGAGGGACGACGGGTCCTGGTGGCGGAGGACGATGCATTGCTGGCACTCGCCATGCGGCAGGCCCTGGAAGGCCTGGGCTGCTCTGTGGTGGGTCCCGCGACTTCGCTCGGGGAAACACTCCGGCTGGCGGCGGACGAGCGGGATCTCGATGCGGCGGTGCTGGACGTCAACCTGTGCGGGGTGGAGGTGTGGCCGGCCGCCGACCTGCTGGCGGCGCG
- a CDS encoding LysR family transcriptional regulator codes for MDWDKLRVFHAVAEAGSFTHAGEVLNLSQSAVSRQISALEESLNVPLFHRHARGLILTEQGELLYRTARDVFAKLSMTEAMLSDSKENPRGPLKVTTTVGLGSTWLTPRLPEFLKLYPDIDFTLLIDDSELDLGMREADVAIRLSVPRQPDLIQRHLMTLNIHVYASKTYLARRGTPATVAELDQHEIIAYPDEARAPISNINWLLEAGEPANGRRKPVLRVNSSYAIYRAVEAGLGIAALADYMVADNPEFVRILPELNGPKVEAYFVYAEELRHSKRIAVFRDFLVRKVAESRF; via the coding sequence ATGGATTGGGACAAGCTGCGGGTTTTCCACGCCGTCGCGGAGGCGGGAAGCTTCACCCATGCGGGCGAGGTGCTGAACCTCAGCCAGTCCGCGGTGAGCCGCCAGATCAGCGCGCTTGAGGAGAGCTTGAACGTACCGCTCTTCCACCGGCATGCGCGTGGCCTGATCCTGACCGAGCAGGGCGAGCTTCTCTACCGCACGGCGCGCGACGTGTTCGCCAAGCTGTCCATGACCGAGGCCATGCTGTCGGACAGCAAGGAGAACCCGCGCGGACCGCTGAAGGTGACGACGACGGTGGGGCTCGGCTCGACGTGGCTGACGCCCCGCCTGCCGGAGTTCCTGAAGCTTTATCCGGACATCGATTTCACGCTGCTGATCGACGACAGCGAGCTGGACCTGGGCATGCGCGAGGCGGATGTCGCCATCCGCCTGTCCGTCCCGCGCCAGCCGGACCTGATCCAGCGGCACTTGATGACTCTCAACATCCACGTCTACGCGTCGAAGACCTATCTCGCACGCCGGGGCACGCCCGCGACGGTGGCCGAGCTCGACCAGCACGAGATCATCGCCTATCCGGACGAGGCGCGGGCGCCGATTTCCAACATCAACTGGCTGCTGGAAGCGGGCGAACCGGCCAATGGCCGGCGGAAGCCGGTGCTGCGTGTGAATTCCAGCTACGCCATCTACCGCGCGGTGGAAGCCGGCCTGGGCATTGCCGCGTTGGCCGACTACATGGTCGCCGACAATCCGGAATTCGTGCGGATCCTGCCCGAGCTGAACGGCCCCAAGGTGGAAGCGTACTTCGTGTACGCCGAGGAACTGCGCCACTCCAAGCGCATCGCCGTCTTCCGCGACTTCCTGGTGCGCAAGGTCGCCGAGTCCCGCTTCTAA
- the trxB gene encoding thioredoxin-disulfide reductase, translated as MPQHRHVRTLIIGGGPAGYTAAVYAARANMKPVLIQGLQPGGQLTITTDVENYPGFEDPISGPVLMEAMQKQAERYGTEMVFDVVTEVDFARRPFTARTDSGDVYTADAVVIATGAQARWLGLASEMHYQGFGVSACATCDGFFFRGRPVAVVGGGNTALEEALYLTHHASHVTIVHRRDQFRGEKVLQERVARNPKISVVWDHVVEEVLGEGGAPGSTDPKRVTGLRLRNAKTGDSRELAVEGVFIAIGHDPATKIFRGQVAMDDEGYILTAPDSTATSVAGVFAAGDVKDKHFRQAVTAAGMGCMAALEAERWLAAQDAGMPDSAPQPLKAAAAE; from the coding sequence ATGCCCCAGCACCGTCACGTCCGCACCCTGATCATCGGGGGCGGTCCGGCCGGCTACACCGCGGCGGTCTATGCCGCCCGGGCCAACATGAAGCCGGTCCTGATCCAGGGTCTGCAGCCGGGCGGTCAGCTGACCATCACCACCGACGTGGAAAACTATCCCGGGTTCGAGGACCCGATCTCCGGTCCCGTCCTGATGGAAGCCATGCAGAAGCAGGCCGAGCGCTACGGGACGGAGATGGTGTTCGACGTGGTGACCGAGGTGGACTTCGCACGCCGCCCGTTCACCGCCCGGACGGACAGCGGCGACGTCTACACCGCCGACGCGGTGGTGATCGCGACCGGAGCCCAGGCCCGATGGCTGGGCCTGGCGTCCGAGATGCACTACCAGGGCTTCGGCGTGTCGGCGTGCGCGACCTGCGACGGCTTCTTCTTCCGCGGCCGCCCGGTGGCGGTGGTGGGGGGCGGGAACACGGCGCTGGAGGAGGCGCTGTACCTGACCCACCATGCCTCGCACGTCACGATCGTCCACCGTCGCGACCAGTTCCGCGGCGAGAAGGTGCTGCAGGAGCGGGTCGCCCGGAATCCGAAGATCAGCGTGGTCTGGGACCATGTGGTGGAGGAGGTGCTGGGCGAAGGCGGTGCGCCGGGATCCACCGACCCCAAGCGGGTGACCGGCCTGCGCCTGCGCAATGCCAAGACCGGCGACAGCCGGGAATTGGCGGTCGAAGGCGTGTTCATCGCCATCGGCCATGATCCGGCGACCAAAATCTTCCGGGGCCAGGTCGCGATGGACGACGAGGGCTACATCCTGACCGCGCCCGATTCGACCGCCACCAGCGTGGCCGGCGTGTTCGCGGCGGGCGATGTGAAGGACAAACACTTCCGTCAGGCCGTCACCGCCGCCGGCATGGGCTGCATGGCGGCGCTCGAAGCCGAACGCTGGCTGGCCGCCCAGGACGCCGGAATGCCGGACAGCGCGCCCCAGCCCTTGAAGGCCGCGGCGGCCGAATAG
- a CDS encoding 2OG-Fe(II) oxygenase, which yields MSENHSQVLTAMTASPAARSAQPATFAGPTIDIGAFRSTPLIPEPFDHLIVPGFIRTEAREAINRDWPAIDKPGSFPLHGLRSGPAFDALIRDLEGPELAAAFSEKFGMDLTRHPTMITVRGMARARDGQIHLDSRTKLITVLIYMNAGWEHPGGRLRLLRSGDNLDDMVAEVPPHEGTLLAFRNTPNAWHGHAPVEGPRRAIQLNWVTDAGVVWREQTRHRLSATLKRLNPFA from the coding sequence ATGTCTGAGAATCATTCGCAGGTGCTGACCGCCATGACCGCAAGCCCGGCCGCCCGATCCGCCCAGCCCGCGACCTTTGCGGGTCCGACCATTGACATCGGCGCGTTCCGGTCCACGCCGCTGATCCCGGAGCCGTTCGACCACCTGATCGTTCCGGGCTTCATCCGGACCGAGGCGCGCGAAGCCATCAACCGGGATTGGCCGGCGATCGACAAGCCGGGCAGCTTTCCCCTGCACGGCCTTCGCAGCGGGCCGGCGTTCGACGCCCTGATCCGGGACCTGGAGGGGCCGGAGCTGGCGGCCGCCTTTTCCGAAAAGTTCGGGATGGATTTGACCCGCCACCCGACCATGATCACCGTCCGCGGCATGGCCCGCGCCCGCGACGGGCAGATCCACCTGGACAGCCGGACCAAGCTGATCACCGTGCTGATCTACATGAACGCGGGATGGGAGCATCCGGGCGGCCGGCTGCGCCTTCTGCGGTCGGGCGACAACCTCGACGACATGGTGGCCGAAGTCCCCCCGCACGAGGGCACGCTGCTGGCCTTCCGCAACACCCCGAACGCCTGGCACGGGCACGCCCCGGTCGAAGGCCCGCGGCGGGCGATCCAGTTGAACTGGGTGACCGACGCGGGCGTGGTCTGGCGCGAACAGACCCGCCACCGCCTCTCGGCGACGCTGAAGCGCCTGAATCCGTTCGCCTGA
- a CDS encoding mitochondrial fission ELM1 family protein, with product MHPQISQVAPGNKREETSPATTLRCWVVTDGKVGMENQCLGLAEAMGLTPEVKRIRLREPWRALNPWLPIIGRRVFHADSAPFLPPWPDLIIASGRQSAGPALYARKRSRGRTFVVQIQDPGAPASKFDLVVVPRHDKLRGDNVLVTTGALHRVTPARLAEAAGAWAPRLDHLPRPRAAVLIGGDNGVYRLTPAVMDRLASDLAGLARDGWSLMVTPSRRTGAGNEARLRAALAGLPADIWDGTGDNPYFGYLGLADAVIVTSDSVNMVTEAAATGKPVHVVDLEGGSAKFAAFHAMMRETGVTRPFAGRIEDWDHPPLLETERVAAMVWERYRARD from the coding sequence GTGCACCCTCAGATAAGCCAAGTCGCGCCCGGCAACAAGCGCGAAGAGACGAGCCCGGCCACCACCCTGCGGTGCTGGGTCGTCACCGACGGCAAGGTCGGCATGGAAAACCAGTGCCTGGGCCTGGCCGAAGCGATGGGGCTGACGCCGGAGGTGAAACGGATCCGCCTCCGCGAGCCGTGGCGGGCATTGAATCCGTGGCTCCCGATCATCGGCCGGCGGGTGTTCCACGCCGACAGCGCCCCGTTCCTGCCGCCCTGGCCGGACCTGATCATCGCCAGCGGCCGGCAGAGCGCGGGCCCTGCGCTGTACGCCCGGAAACGCAGCCGGGGCCGCACCTTCGTCGTGCAGATCCAGGACCCCGGGGCGCCGGCTTCGAAATTCGATCTGGTCGTGGTGCCGCGGCACGACAAGCTGCGCGGCGACAACGTCCTGGTCACCACCGGTGCCCTGCACCGGGTCACACCCGCACGGCTGGCCGAGGCGGCCGGGGCCTGGGCGCCCCGCCTGGACCACCTGCCCCGTCCCCGCGCCGCCGTGCTGATCGGCGGCGACAACGGCGTGTACCGGCTGACCCCCGCGGTGATGGACCGTCTGGCGTCGGATCTGGCCGGATTGGCGCGGGACGGCTGGAGCCTGATGGTGACACCGTCCCGGCGCACGGGGGCGGGGAATGAGGCGCGCCTGCGGGCGGCCCTGGCGGGCCTTCCGGCGGACATCTGGGACGGCACCGGCGACAATCCCTATTTCGGCTATCTGGGTCTGGCCGATGCGGTGATCGTCACGTCCGACAGCGTGAACATGGTGACCGAGGCGGCGGCGACCGGCAAACCGGTCCATGTGGTGGATCTGGAGGGGGGCTCGGCCAAATTCGCGGCATTCCACGCCATGATGCGCGAAACCGGGGTGACCCGCCCCTTCGCGGGCCGGATCGAAGACTGGGACCACCCGCCACTTCTGGAAACCGAGCGGGTTGCAGCTATGGTATGGGAGCGCTACCGCGCGCGGGATTGA
- a CDS encoding Lrp/AsnC family transcriptional regulator, which yields MRRVKLDRIDRRILRDLQADGRMTNVELARRAGISAPPCLRRVRALEEAGYIRGYHADINPKALGYEVTVFAQVGLTSQAESDLRTFEDLVGGWPQVRECHMLAGEADFLLKVVAESLEEYQHFLTTKLTTAPKVSHVKSALAIRTAKQQPGVPVNVDVPDEEDESEPEPAAVAGR from the coding sequence ATGCGGCGGGTGAAACTGGACCGGATCGATCGGCGCATCCTGCGTGACCTGCAGGCCGACGGACGGATGACCAATGTCGAACTGGCCCGGCGGGCGGGGATTTCCGCACCCCCGTGCCTGCGGCGCGTGCGGGCCCTGGAGGAGGCCGGATACATACGCGGCTACCACGCCGACATCAATCCGAAGGCGTTGGGTTACGAGGTGACGGTGTTCGCGCAGGTCGGCCTGACCAGCCAGGCCGAGTCCGACCTGCGGACGTTCGAGGACCTGGTGGGCGGCTGGCCCCAGGTGCGCGAATGCCACATGCTGGCCGGCGAGGCGGACTTCCTTTTGAAGGTGGTGGCCGAAAGCCTGGAGGAATACCAGCATTTCCTGACCACCAAGCTGACCACGGCCCCCAAGGTCAGCCACGTGAAGTCCGCGCTGGCCATCCGAACCGCCAAGCAGCAGCCGGGCGTCCCCGTCAACGTGGATGTGCCCGACGAAGAGGACGAATCCGAACCCGAACCGGCAGCGGTGGCCGGGCGCTGA
- a CDS encoding Gfo/Idh/MocA family oxidoreductase, with amino-acid sequence MQKVYGVALVGLGVMGMRMLERLQPHPVLRAAALYDPGAGACARAHAAAPDAAVCATAEEAAARPDVDVVYIATPPGAHAHYAHMAFDHGKAVFCEKPLTVETSDGKGLVDRIAREGRPAAVNFSLAASPAFRAVEEEVRHGAIGTPQRIEIRCAFRTWPRPWQAAAAAWLAKREEGGFTREVVSHFLFAAIRVGGPLAVRRSRVEWPADPTASETGIEAELSAGGLPVTLAGRVGGTQADDENQFIVHGTTGAVRIRDWAQADRLADGGWETLSLGSADEVRWRGAQGQLDELHAMLEGRPHRLATFVESFAIQEAIEGLLRGA; translated from the coding sequence ATGGGCATGCGCATGCTGGAGCGCCTGCAGCCGCATCCGGTTCTGCGGGCAGCGGCATTGTACGACCCGGGTGCCGGGGCGTGCGCCCGGGCCCACGCCGCCGCCCCCGATGCGGCGGTGTGCGCGACGGCCGAGGAGGCCGCCGCCCGGCCCGACGTGGACGTCGTCTACATCGCCACCCCGCCCGGTGCCCACGCCCACTACGCCCACATGGCGTTCGACCACGGCAAGGCCGTGTTCTGCGAAAAGCCGCTGACCGTCGAGACAAGCGACGGGAAAGGTCTGGTGGACCGCATCGCGCGCGAGGGGCGCCCGGCGGCGGTGAACTTCTCACTCGCCGCATCCCCGGCCTTCCGCGCGGTCGAGGAGGAGGTGCGCCACGGTGCGATCGGCACGCCCCAGCGCATCGAGATCCGGTGCGCGTTCCGAACGTGGCCGCGCCCCTGGCAGGCCGCCGCCGCCGCTTGGCTCGCCAAGCGGGAAGAAGGAGGCTTCACGCGCGAGGTCGTCTCCCACTTCCTGTTCGCGGCCATCCGCGTCGGCGGACCGCTCGCGGTCCGCCGCAGCCGTGTCGAATGGCCAGCCGACCCGACCGCATCCGAAACCGGCATCGAGGCCGAACTCTCGGCGGGCGGGCTGCCCGTCACCCTGGCCGGCCGGGTGGGCGGCACCCAGGCCGACGACGAAAACCAATTCATCGTCCATGGCACCACCGGGGCGGTTCGCATCCGCGACTGGGCCCAAGCCGACCGCCTGGCCGACGGCGGGTGGGAAACGCTGTCGCTGGGCAGCGCCGACGAAGTCCGTTGGCGCGGCGCCCAGGGCCAATTGGACGAACTGCACGCCATGCTGGAGGGCCGCCCACACCGCTTGGCGACCTTCGTGGAAAGCTTTGCCATCCAGGAGGCGATTGAGGGCCTGCTGCGCGGGGCATGA